The DNA region TTAACCCAATGATTTTGATTTACACAACCAGTGCAAGAAATAGAGACGATAGGTGAATGTGATGTCATGATAGAAAACAAAGTCAGACTAAAATGCCCTAAACATACTATAACACCGTTATACCAATTTTCTATCACATAATCCATATTTGGTAATGTCATCCATTTCTCCTACGACCGAGGTCCTAAACATGAACTTATCAAAGATTCTATCACTTTTGATAATTGATACCTGAATAACTTCTCATAGAGACTTGGTATCTTTCTCAAATAATAATCCAATTCTAGACAAATAATTAaccaaccatcctcaccatattCATGCAATGAGGCAATGCCTATATACCCATAATTTCCATCTCTTTCAACATCAACTATATCATTATATATGTCATAATATGTTCAGGAAATTGAGTAATGGATTTATTATGAGTTGATTACTTCTTAGATGATTTCTTTTGAGATGATTGATCATCAGAAGATTTTGATAGTTGTGTACATAGCCTCTTTGACGATATCTGAGAATCAGAGTATGGTTGGTCAACATGCTCATGATATAAAGGATCCTGATAAACATCACACTCCATTGGtttcttctctttcttcttcACTGTTCCTTAGGTTTTTATTCTCTGAGGTGGTGGGCACATTAAAGTCATATCGAGGTAAGACATTTCACACATCCTACTTTTTAATTCTCTTTTTCCTATAACATCCAATGACACAAACCTTCTCCAAATGCTTCTATTGTACTTGTCATGTCCATCTTTGATCCATCATCCGTGTCAACCTCTTGTTGACCTTCCATGCTCAATTTCCTCAAATAGATATGAACAACATCTATAGATATAAGGTCATCATCCAATatgtatcttcctaactcacaagaATAAGGAAACCCACACGATGTTCTAAGAGTACACCCACAAATTTGGGTGTTGGTTCCCACATAATTAACCATTAAGAATGCTTCATTAATGCATCTCAAAGTAACtcttgatattgatccaaattgcAATAACCCCATCTCTTTTAATCCTCCATGGTTTCTTTCATGTCTCTAAACTTTTTAAGTATAATCCTGATTCGTCGCATGTGATTTTGTCAGATGATGTGCAAGTAAGAGATAACTTAACTCATAAAACATGACCCTTGAAAATTGAAGATCGAAAGGTAAAACACTTGAgagaaaaataaatttcattGATCAAGGTGGTATAGGGAAGAACGGTTGACGGTAGCGTGACTTAGGAGCTAGAAATCCAAATGAAAGAGTCTTATCTAGACTTGTTCGTTTCATGTAAATTTTTGAGGACGAAAATTCAATAAGCAAGGGATAGTTGTAACATCCCAAAACTAATTAAGATATTATTACTATTAATATTtcaattttattatatttttatgaTTTATTAGTTTTActattattatcattattattattatttattggGAATTTATTTGTAAATTAGAAATTTTAGAGATATTGGGAAAAGAGAAAAGGAGAGAAATATAGATAAAATGGTGAGAAAGAGAGaaggaatatatatatatatatatatatatatatatatatatatatatatatatatatatatatatatatatatataatatgatATAGAGAtagcgagagagagagagagagagagagagagagagatcgAAGAGAGAGAGAcgagagatagagagagagagagagagaagagagagagagagagagagagagagagagagagcgaagagagagagagagagagagagagagagagagagagagatgagagagacgagagagagagagagagagagagagagagagagagagagagagagagagattagagagagagagagagagacagagagatAGAGAGAGACGAGAGAGACCGAGAGATTCAGAGATCAAGATTTAGAGAGACGTATTAGGGGAGAAAATCCTATCCGTCACAAAATTTACAAATAAACACCTTCTTATAATCCAAAAATCTAAGATAAAAACTACCAAATCCGTCAAGAAGGTTGTAGAAGAGTTGTGTAAGGGAAACATTTCACCATAGTTAAGAGCTTCGCGAAGAAATTCAATAATAACAAGGTAAAATGCTGTTTACTGGTGAATTTGGTAAACAAAACAAGTTTCTATTAATACTTAAAGGATCAAATTCGAAAATATCCTGGAACATATTTGTGTGAATTATGGTTTTTGAACATGTTGCTATCAGAATCGAAGAGCAGTGTTTGAAGGATAATGATCTAAGCTTGAGTAAAATCGAAATGTAAAAGCTTTGCAAATAAAGTGACTGGAATCAAAATGTAAATATTTAAAGGTAAAATGACAGAAATTAACTTGAATCCAGGAATAACTTGAACGTAAAATGTTCGAAATTCATAAATGTGGAACGCATACGTACATATTTCCTCACTCGTTTCTCAATACGCAAATACTTTGAGTTTACATGATTTTTAGTATAATTGCGAACCCCTACAACATAAGAAAACATCTTCTTATATACTAGTCTAAAAATAACTACCCACAACGATCGACTAGACATATTGCACCACGTTTCGTCTCCATTCAACCATTATCTTCGACAGTCTTCCACGTGTCCCTGAATAACCAGATAAAagaataatgcatggatacactcataaagaaagaaaagtgaacaatggaaatatctggctcaaaccttactagatgAGGTATCTGTAAGTTGAGTACAAGTCTgttgattcttttctcatccttcgCCCCCAAGTTGCTAGTTGCTATTGTGATGATCAATTTTCTTTTGGATTATCTATTCAATACTAAAGTGTTAACATGGTAATTTGAAAGAAACAAAACAACTTCAAACTTGTTTATTAAAGCAAACATAGATCGTCATGGAAGTGTTATGCTTGAGTAACTGATTCCTCTTTTGGATGGTCTTgaataaaaataaagtaaaatCTATAAAACAAAAACTGGTTATAAATGATGAGTTGTCTCCCATCCAACGCTTCTTTAAGGTCCTAAGCTTGACCTTTCGATTTTTGTGTTAGGGCGACATATATGACAAGAAAAATACATCATCCTTCTTCTTCGTTTTGTTTGGTAGGAATTCCATTACTTTCAGAAATTGAAGGTTTTTCTTCCATAATCTCTTTATCTTGATAGTATTGAACAAGACATAAATCTTATCTGATACTTCATCTATTTCTCCTCTTTTATCATCCTTGTTGTTGGATGCAAAAGAATCCTCCCAGTCAGCAACACGCTCCCCACTTCCTTCATCTGAGTCGTAGAAAAAGATCCTTCTTGACACTCTTTTTttcctcttcttcagcttcttcTTATTCTTTTTCTCAAGCTTCCTTACTTTCAGGGCATCCCTTACAACACCTGACCTAGATGGATGGGCCTCCTTAATGGACTGCTGAAGGCGTTGTTCCTTAGTAACGAATTTGTCCTCAACCTTGTCCTCTGTTGAGACATTGCTCTTGGCCTTCTCTGATGCAAAACTCATGTTTCTATTAAGATAAAAATAGTTTTTGAAAAGATGAGAAGTATGTCTATAAAGGTATGCTTTTAATAGAGAAGGTTGAGTGACTTGTACGTTACAATTGGATGTTGGAACTTCTGATGATTTAATGCCTGCAATGGTTACTTCTGATGATTGATATTCTTGAATGATGTGTGACTGTCTTGAGAAATGCAGAAATATTTCAACAATTATAGTAGTTTCTCTTTATTGGGAGGAGCAAAGGTTGTTCTTGCTATGTGTTATCAGAATTCAATTTTCCCACATATTTTTTTTCCATTcctaaaatattttttttgtctTCTTCTATTCAGACTTGTCCAATCTCAATTTTTATTGATGACAAAAGGGGGAGAAATTTATGGAAATATTTAAGAGGACTAAAAGAATATTTTGAATGTTTTAATTTACCCGAACCCTAATTATTTTGATATTGCTTTCATCTGACCATTATTTTATCAAAATAAGTTTAAATTAACTTGGATAGGACTTAGGGTAAGTTTGCAAAACTCAACCTATGAACTATTAGACTCAGGGGAAACTTACAAACCTCAGACTTTGATGTCGTCAAGTTAGTTAAACTAACCAACCATTGTTCTTAAATACATTtatttgtcatcataaaaaattGGGAGATTATTGGAACAAGATTGTTCATATCCCTTGggtttttatgataacaaagtacttaaaaaaagaaaaaaagaaaaaaagaaaggaaaaaaagagaaaaagagaaTGCAAAGAGAAGAGAAAATAGTTGCTGCAGAGTTGTTGTTTGAAAGTGAATGAAATTTTATTTAGTCCAATTTCTGCAATCTCTTTCAAATTTATTTTGTCCATTTGAATTTTTGTCTAGTACCCTTAGGATGTACCTTCTCTTTACCTTGGCCAAGCTACAACCTGAATAAAAATcattttgatctttgtgtgcatgtatttaAATTGTGGATATTAGAATCTTTTCAAGCTTATGATAGTATTTTTTTTATGATGTGATCTGAGTGTAAACCGTCAATttaaacacttgagagttgagtgaattttatCTTGTGAGAATCTTGCTGCTTAAGATGCACTCTTTAATAAACTATCTGCTTATTTGCTATGACTATCACGAAAACTTACTCACTACCACCATATTCCTAAAGCTTGGAATTATGATTTTGCTTGTCCTTTATCATCTTGAAAATCTTTGAAATTACATGTTCTGTTTTGTTCTTGTTTTTGTGTTTTGAATTTTGAACTTAGAGTTTTACTCGGAGTGCAAAAGTTTAAGTATGTGGGAATTGACAATTTGATCCAATGTCGCACACGAGTCAAAAACGAGTTAAAAAAACGTAGTATAATGAAAGCGACACTCAAGTCGTATCTTAAGGAATCTCGAAATAATTTAACCAACCAAATGAAAGATGTGCGTTTAGGTTTCGATTAAGATCACAATTAAAAGAATTTGATTACGAATAATATTGACAAATTAATCTACTGTTCGGTTTCCAACGTATCATCGATCAATATAATTCAAAGCCCTAATGATTTTGATTCTCTTTTGAATAGTAAAAATAACAAGCGCATTGAAACTAATATATGATATGtgttcctaatttctgaattaaaaaaacaaattatgaattaagcaaacgaacTAGGCATACACGAGTTAAGCAAACACAGTTACATAACATACATCAATCAAAATAAATCAATTCTAATCTATAAGTAGCaattgaattaagcaaacaaTGGTAAAAGCAATCTGATTTACAGAAATAGTTGAAAAAGAATTTAAATTTCTTTGGAAATTATAAGAAAAACCTCAAAGTGGATGGAGACCATTTACAGCAGATTAATTattgggaattagctctccacGGAGTTCGTATGCCCTATTCCCTATTTCATGAATGCTGAATAATTGAATCCTAAAAAAATTACTAATTTGTTTAAATAGAGCAAGGGAATTCGGGCCTAATAGCAACCACCCCCCCAAAAAAAATCGGACAAAAACTAAGTATTTTCTTAAGTCTGAATTGAAAACGAATTATGCGACTCTTCTGCACTCCCAATTTGCTTATGACTGCAACGCAAAACTTGTACTTATCCTCTCAGCTTTCCAACGCATATCAAAACACGTCAACCCGATTCTCGTAGCTTAAGTTATGACCTGCTCGACGACAAggtgtaaataaatatttattaagaaaataagCACTTATTTAGAAAATAAGCAGAACTCAACTTAACTTTTAAAAACTtattaaaaacaattaaaataatGTGAGAAATCATATATAAGTCTTAGCACAAAGTAAAAGATAGTGTATTAAAATACACTGATCAAAAATCTATGAAGTGATATTGAGATATTTGAATGAATTGTTAAAAGGCTGTTTGAAGTACCCAAGAGAAGCTCAATGGAAGTATCTTTTGGAAAGATATAGAGATGCGAATTGTGTAAAAATTTGGACACTTGAAAATTATTGTTGTGTTTGGAGTTTACATTATAACATCTATTTATTTAAAAAGATATAAACTACCCATAGTCGCTCCATCTAGAACCCAATTGAAGTATATTATCCCAATTGAAGGGATCAAGGAAACCCCGTGATTAATATGTATAATTGGAGAGTTAGAAATTACTTAAGAACGTGTTGAGCTACATTTTATTAATTAAAGTGAAATTTATTTGAATAACTATCATTTTTCTTATTAGAGAACGAAGCAAATTGACATCCATTTGCATTTTATTAGATATGTGATTGTGGTTTATAAGGTTACTTCATAAGACAATTCTCCGATGTGTTCACTAAATCATAGCTTAGATCAAAGTTTATATATTGTTTCGATTTGATAAATTTTGTTTAAAAAGTTTGGAAAAAATGATAAAGTGGTTGATAGATAAATTGGTATTACAATCAATTTGTTGTGTGTGTCTTAAAATTGTTTTTCTTATAAAATAtgaaaattcattttttttcatcATGCGCGAGGCACGTGACCTCGAAATCTAAATCAAATCTAAGTGTTTTTGGTTGTAATCTAAGATTGAAAAATATTTTCGAACACTTTAAGATTAAATAATTCTTATATTGAGAGGAGAAGAAATTGCGtcataaaataataaaaattaaaaatgtTTTTATGAGGTTGTTGAACTAATTTTTttataattcatttttaatattttataaaaacTCTTGATTGATAGTTAATCAAACACCTGTTATCTCTTTTAGAATATATTAATTTTGATTGAACTTGATAAATAAATTTTTGTACTTTTAATTAATTGTCATTGATTTGTTTTCTTCACAAAAACAGtgagttatatatatatatattcctgTAAAAACTATATATGATTTTTCTTATATAATATGAAAGAGGTTCCACACAGTATACCATAGTACAAACTAGCTCACCACCACTTTTCATGCATATATATAATTGTTTTTAGAATATACTTATTATTATTTATTCTAACATAAACTGTCATATTATATATCACACAATCACAACATACATAAACTCCATAATATACTCTCACAAAAAGAATCCATATCCATAATAAATATTGAAGAAAAAGTTAATTAGGACTTGATTGGTCACTTAGCCAAATAAGCATAAATAGAAATAGTAGTAATTAATAATGCATTAACTTAGCCAAAAGCAAATTGGATAGATAATCATATAGCCAATACCATAATCACCTGGAACATAGGAAAATCCAGACATTAGAATGCAACAATATTCCTATAATTTAGTGTATAAGATTGAGTCATATATTTACCCAAGATGAAGAATCTTCTTATCTGATGATTGATTGTAAGAAGTTCCATCTTCCATCATGTttggattgaagaaattacgAGATGCTAATGCTTGAATTGCATTCAGTTCTTGTCCAGAAACCATGTTTACTTGAGGAAGCCTTTCAACCTCACTTATCTGCATTTGCTTACATACATTGTTTCAAGGAAAAATAATTAATCAAATTTCTTATATTAATTACCACTATCAAATATTGcatatatatataatttaaaagACAAATTAATCAAATTTTTTGATTCTTTATTGAATGAGTTTGCGAAAGAAAGCATTTTTGTACACTAACCTTAGTCCGAAGGCAAAGATTTTCATTTTCCAGCTCAATCTCCTAATCAAATCATAGACATAATTAATTAATGATATAATAAGAAATTAAAGTAATTAATGAAAAAAATATACAAATTACCCTTTTCTGAAAGTATTCAATTTCTGCCAGTAGCATCTCATGCTGTTACATTTAGAAGGAAAAAAAACATGGCAAATATTAGAGAGAGCCAAAATAACTAATCATTAAGTTATAATTACTTAGCTGATTAacaaattatttaattaattaattaaattaatttaatcTTACTTTCTTAGATCTAATTCTAGTGATTCCTCTTTCAAGTCTGTTCTCAAGCTGCTTAAGCTCTTTCACAGTCAATGTGCTTAAAGCATCACCCATCAAATGCCTACAATTCAAATTTTCATTAACAAACAAATTAATACTTAATCAAGTTACATCGAAAACTTCAATGATGATAATAATAACAAAAGTCTCTAAAACCATTATATTGCGACAACAATCGAATTCAACATTCAAAAAGTCGATTATCATTATTGTTATCGATTTTACCTGTTAGAATTTTGCAGCATCTGTATCTGTTGTCGCAGTTTTGCAGATTCTTGCTGATAATACTGCAATAATAATATTGGATTCATTCAATGTTAAACAATTTGATTACTTAAAGTCAGAAAAAAGATTGTGATTAAGATTAA from Lathyrus oleraceus cultivar Zhongwan6 chromosome 1, CAAS_Psat_ZW6_1.0, whole genome shotgun sequence includes:
- the LOC127132001 gene encoding agamous-like MADS-box protein AGL11 isoform X1 — translated: MVDQKMGRGKIEIKRIENTTNRQVTFCKRRNGLLKKAYELSVLCDAEVALIVFSSRGRLYEYSNNNIRSTIDRYKKACSDHSNTTTTTEINAQYYQQESAKLRQQIQMLQNSNRHLMGDALSTLTVKELKQLENRLERGITRIRSKKHEMLLAEIEYFQKREIELENENLCLRTKQMQISEVERLPQVNMVSGQELNAIQALASRNFFNPNMMEDGTSYNQSSDKKILHLG
- the LOC127132001 gene encoding agamous-like MADS-box protein AGL11 isoform X2, which encodes MVDQKMGRGKIEIKRIENTTNRQVTFCKRRNGLLKKAYELSVLCDAEVALIVFSSRGRLYEYSNNNIRSTIDRYKKACSDHSNTTTTTEINAQYYQQESAKLRQQIQMLQNSNRHLMGDALSTLTVKELKQLENRLERGITRIRSKKHEMLLAEIEYFQKREIELENENLCLRTKISEVERLPQVNMVSGQELNAIQALASRNFFNPNMMEDGTSYNQSSDKKILHLG
- the LOC127132001 gene encoding agamous-like MADS-box protein AGL11 isoform X3, with protein sequence MGRGKIEIKRIENTTNRQVTFCKRRNGLLKKAYELSVLCDAEVALIVFSSRGRLYEYSNNNIRSTIDRYKKACSDHSNTTTTTEINAQYYQQESAKLRQQIQMLQNSNRHLMGDALSTLTVKELKQLENRLERGITRIRSKKHEMLLAEIEYFQKREIELENENLCLRTKQMQISEVERLPQVNMVSGQELNAIQALASRNFFNPNMMEDGTSYNQSSDKKILHLG